Within the Dechloromonas denitrificans genome, the region GTCGAAGCGCTCAAAGGCGCCATCGAAGAACTGGCTGACGCGCTGGCTCAGGAACCGGTGCGCCGGTGAGCCTGGTCCGACCGCGGGCCGCCAGCCGGCGCGGCAATCGGGAAGACGGCGAAAAGCCGTTCTGGATCTCGTTTTCCGACCTGATGACGGCGCTGATGGTGCTCTTCCTGGTGGCACTGACCGTCGCCCTGCTCGCCATCACCCACGAAATCTCCGAAACGGAGCACCGAAAAACCGAGCAGGAACAGGAAATTTCCGCTTTTCTCGCTCGCCTCCAGGCGCAGATTCAGAATTTTCCCGGCGTCAAACTGCGCGGCAGCGTCATCGATTTTGGCGACCGGGCGCGTTTTGAAACCAATAGCCACCGGCTGAGCGATAGCCAGGCCGCCTTGCTGCGCAGCTTCGTGCCGGCCGTTCTCGAACTCGCCCGCGATCCGCTCGGCGAAAAATGGTTGAAGCGGGTAGTGGTCGAGGGCTTTGCCGATGCTCGCGGCGGCTATCTGCACAACCTTGACCTCAGCCTGCGACGCTCCGAGCGCGTGTTGTGCGCCCTGCTGCTCCCGGCCAGCGGTCCAGAGGCGCTCGCCGAGGCTGATCGGCGCATGGTGCGCGAACTTTTCCTGGTCAGTGGCGCCTCGTTCAACGCCCTGAAAAACAGCCCGGAGGAAAGCCGCCGCATCGAACTGCGCCTGGAATTCCGCGAACCGGATGAAGCCGCCGTTCAACGGACCGACACTTCGGTCGATGCGGACCTGCGTTGCCCGCTGGATCGCCCGTGAACGACCTCGAAAAATTGCGCGAGCAATTGCGCCGCCGTTTCGTCGCCGTCCGCTCGTCGACCTCGCTGGCCCAGACCGAACCGGCCCTGCTCGCCCGCCTGAGTGCGGCCCGCCAGGGCCTGGCCGCGCCGCGCGGCCGCTTTTCCGATGCCCGCATCGCCCAGGGCGTCATGGCTTTTCGCATTGCCGGCGCGAACACCGCCTACCCCGAGCTGAAGTACGCCTGTTACGGAGTGGCAAGGCCGATGGACTGGGAAGGCCGCGTCCTGCTCGTCGAACCGCGCCAGCTGGAGCTGCTGCTGGCGACGGTGCGCACCCAGCACGGCCGGCCGCGCGCCGCGTGCTGCCGGGGTCTGCAGGCAGCCGTGGCCAGTGCGATCGATCAAACCGCCTCGCCGCAGCAAGCTGGCCTGACCCGATTACGCAACTTCCTGCAGGAAATGGGCGAGACGCGATGATGGCAATCCCTCCTCCGCCGGGCCGAGGCGCGGCATTACCGGTCTGATCGCATGAGACTCCCGCTCCCCTCCATGACCAGCCGTTCATTGCCCCATCTGCTCGGCAGCCTGTTCCTTGCCGCACTGCTGCTCGCCTCGGCAACGGGTTTCGCCCAGCCGGCTGGGATGATCCAGGTCGGACTGATCCACGTAAACGACATCTACCAGATCGCGCCGATTGATCCGCAGGCGCCGCGCGGCGGTCTGGCGCGCCTGGCCTCGCTGGTCAAAGCCATCCGCCAGCAAGACCCTGCCACCCTCTTCATCTTTGGCGGCGACACCCTTTCCCCGAGCGTCGAGTCCGGCCTGTTCAAGGGCCGGCAAATGATGGCCGCGTGGAATGCGCTGGGCGTCGATATCGCGGTGCCCGGCAACCACGAATTCGATTTTGGCGAATCGGTATTGCGCGACCGGCTCGCCGAATCCCGCTTTCCGTGGCTCGCCGCCAATCTGCTCGCCGAGCCGCCGCTGCCGGCCATCAAACCCTCCGAATTGCGGGTGATCAACGGCGTCCGCGTCGGCCTGCTCGGCTTGCTGACGCCCGATACCGCGACGCTGTCGAAGCCGGGGCCGAATATCCGTTTCGCGGAATTGCTGGCAGCGGCCGCATGGGAAGTAGCCGCTTTGCGCAGCCAGGGGGCCGAAGTCATCGTCGGTCTGACCCATTGCACGCTGGCGGAAGATCGCCTGCTGGCGGCGAGCGGTTTATTCGACCTGATCCTCGGCGGCCATGACCATCACCTGGTTACCGAGCAGGTCGGCCGCACGCCGATCTTCAAGGCCGGTTCGGATGCGCGCGACGCCATCCACATCCGCTTGCGTTTTGCGTCGGACCGCACCGGGCATCACCTGGCCGGCATGGCCTGGGACATCCTGCCGCTCGATGGACGGCAGGCCGAAGATCCGGCGGTGCTGAGTCTGGCTGCCGAATTCGAGCAACAGGTCAGCCAGCTGCTTGGCGAGCCGATTGCCGAGACTGCGGTCGCTCTTGACGCCCGCGGCGAAACCATGCGGCGGGGCGAGAGCAATATCGGCAACTTTGCCGCCGATGCGGTGCGCGAAGCCATGCGCAGCGATATTGCGCTGCTTAATGGTGGCGGCTTCCGCAGCGACCGGCTGCTCGGCCCCGGCCCGCTGACCCGGCGCGATATCCTGGCCCTGCTACCCTTCGAGAATCCGCTCGTCCTGCTGTCGATCACCGGCGCGCAACTGCGCGAAGTACTCGAACACGGACTCGACCGGCGCGTCGCCAAGGGTCAGAGCGGCGCCTTGCCGCATATTGGCGGGGTGCGCCTGAGTTATGCGCCGAAACAGCCCAAGGGCCAGCGCATCATCGAATTGCTGATCGCCGGCGAGCCTGTTCAGGCCGACAAAAGCTACACCCTGGCCACCTCCAGCTACCTGGCCGAGGGCGGCGACGGCTATCCGCTGCTCAAGCAACTGCCGGTGCTGCGCCCGGCCGAAGGCTCGCCGAGCGATACCGAAGTCCTGATCCAGGCCATGCAACGCACCCAGCATCTGGCGCCAAGCCTGGACGGCCGATTGAAGGTCGCGCCATGAATCCACTGCTCCAGTCCTTGCTCGGCTACGCCGCGTTCATCGCCATCGCCTGGCTGCTTTCTGAAAAACGGAAGGCCGTGCCCTGGCGGACGGTGGCCGGCGGCATCGTTCTGCAGATCGTCCTCGCCGTCACCATCCTCAAGCTGCCCGGCGCAAAAGCCGGCTTCACGGCGCTCAACGACGGCCTGCTGGCGCTCGAGCGGGCGACGCGTGCCGGCACCTCGATGGTTTTCGGCTACCTCGGCGGCGCCCCGCTGCCCTATAGCGAATCGGCCGCCGGCCTGAGTTTCGTGCTCGCCTTCCAGGCGCTGCCCATCGTCCTGGTGATGAGCGCCCTGTCGGCCCTGCTCTTCCACTGGCGGATCCTGCCGCGCCTGGTGCGCGCCATGTCCTGGCTGCTCGAAAGAAGCCTCGGCGTCGGCGGTGCCGTCGGGGTGTCGACGGCGGCCAACGTCTTTGTCGGGATGGTCGAGGCGCCGCTGCTGGTCAAACCCTATCTGACCCGCGTCTCGCGCGGCGAATTGTTCATCATTCTGTCGGCCGGCATGGCCGGCGTCGCCGGCACGGTGATGGGGCTCTATGCCGGAATCGTCGGCCCGCGCGTCCCGGATGCCCTCGGCCATATCCTGGCGGCTTCGTTCATCAGCGCTCCAGCCGCCATCGTCTTTGCCGTGCTGATGGTGCCGCCCGAAGGCCCGCCGACCGGCCGCGACGTGGACCTGCCCCGGCTCGATGGCAGCACGATGGATGCCGTCACCCGCGGCACCTCGGAAGGCCTGCAACTGCTGCTCAACGTCGTCGCCATGCTGGTCGTACTGGTCGCTCTGGTGGCGTTGGCCAACGAGGTTCTGGCCCTGCTGCCCCACGCCGGAAGCCCGTGGTCGCTGCAACGCTTGTTCGGCTACCTGATGGCCCCGCTCGCCTGGCTGGCCGGAATCGAATGGCAAGAGGCAGCGACCGCCGGCGC harbors:
- a CDS encoding flagellar motor protein MotB; translation: MSLVRPRAASRRGNREDGEKPFWISFSDLMTALMVLFLVALTVALLAITHEISETEHRKTEQEQEISAFLARLQAQIQNFPGVKLRGSVIDFGDRARFETNSHRLSDSQAALLRSFVPAVLELARDPLGEKWLKRVVVEGFADARGGYLHNLDLSLRRSERVLCALLLPASGPEALAEADRRMVRELFLVSGASFNALKNSPEESRRIELRLEFREPDEAAVQRTDTSVDADLRCPLDRP
- a CDS encoding bifunctional metallophosphatase/5'-nucleotidase translates to MTSRSLPHLLGSLFLAALLLASATGFAQPAGMIQVGLIHVNDIYQIAPIDPQAPRGGLARLASLVKAIRQQDPATLFIFGGDTLSPSVESGLFKGRQMMAAWNALGVDIAVPGNHEFDFGESVLRDRLAESRFPWLAANLLAEPPLPAIKPSELRVINGVRVGLLGLLTPDTATLSKPGPNIRFAELLAAAAWEVAALRSQGAEVIVGLTHCTLAEDRLLAASGLFDLILGGHDHHLVTEQVGRTPIFKAGSDARDAIHIRLRFASDRTGHHLAGMAWDILPLDGRQAEDPAVLSLAAEFEQQVSQLLGEPIAETAVALDARGETMRRGESNIGNFAADAVREAMRSDIALLNGGGFRSDRLLGPGPLTRRDILALLPFENPLVLLSITGAQLREVLEHGLDRRVAKGQSGALPHIGGVRLSYAPKQPKGQRIIELLIAGEPVQADKSYTLATSSYLAEGGDGYPLLKQLPVLRPAEGSPSDTEVLIQAMQRTQHLAPSLDGRLKVAP
- a CDS encoding NupC/NupG family nucleoside CNT transporter; the encoded protein is MNPLLQSLLGYAAFIAIAWLLSEKRKAVPWRTVAGGIVLQIVLAVTILKLPGAKAGFTALNDGLLALERATRAGTSMVFGYLGGAPLPYSESAAGLSFVLAFQALPIVLVMSALSALLFHWRILPRLVRAMSWLLERSLGVGGAVGVSTAANVFVGMVEAPLLVKPYLTRVSRGELFIILSAGMAGVAGTVMGLYAGIVGPRVPDALGHILAASFISAPAAIVFAVLMVPPEGPPTGRDVDLPRLDGSTMDAVTRGTSEGLQLLLNVVAMLVVLVALVALANEVLALLPHAGSPWSLQRLFGYLMAPLAWLAGIEWQEAATAGALLGTKTILNELIAYLELAALPPEALSARSRVIMTYALCGFANLGSLGIMIGGLTTMVPERRREILDLGPRTLVAGTLATLSCGCIVGMLY